The Dendropsophus ebraccatus isolate aDenEbr1 chromosome 3, aDenEbr1.pat, whole genome shotgun sequence genome includes a region encoding these proteins:
- the SF3A1 gene encoding splicing factor 3A subunit 1 isoform X2 — MPAGPVQLLAPQAPEGGQQMEEEKKEEVVPSKPIVGIIYPPPEVRNIVDKTASFVARNGPEFEARIRQNEINNPKFNFLNPNDPYHAYYRHKVNEFKEGKAQEPSAAIPKVMQQQQSVQQLPQKVQAQVVQETIIPKEPPPEYEFVADPPSISAFDLDVVKLTAQFVARNGRQFLTQLMQKEQRNYQFDFLRPQHSLFNYFTKLVEQYTKILIPPKGLFAKLKKEAENPTEVLDQVRYRVEWAKFQERERKKEEEEKERERVAYAQIDWHDFVVVEIVDFQPNEQGNFPPPTTPEELGARILIQERYEKFGESEEVEMEVESDDEEEVKDGKNEESSQMDQDTQVQDMDEGSDDEDYAQKAPLPPESPMPPPLPPTPDQVIVRKDYDPKASKPQPPAPAPDEYLVSPITGEKIPASKMQEHMRIGLLDPRWLEQRDRSIREKQGDDEVYAPGLDIESSLKQLAERRTDIFGVEETAIGKKIGEEEIQKPEEKVTWDGHSGSMARTQQAAQANITLQEQIEAIHKAKGLVPEEDGKDKIGPSKPNEINQPPPPSSAPTMPSPSPPINSAPRPLPPVSLHQQVNPPVSRPLSMPPPIRTTMVSAVPVMQRPPMASVVRLPPGSVLAAPMPPILHTPRINVVPMPPNPPPMMAQRQPHMIVPAAFVPAPPVAPVPAPAPLPPAHPPPPMEDEPSAKKMKSEDSLIPEDEFLRRNKGPVTVKVQVPNMQDKTEWKLSGQVLAFTLPLSDQVSVIKVKIHEATGMPAGKQKLQYDGIFIKDSNSLAYYNMLNGATIHLALKERGGRKK, encoded by the exons ATGCCGGCGGGACCCGTACAGCTGCTGGCGCCTCAGGCGCCGGAGGGAGGACAG CAGATGGAGGAGGAAAAGAAAGAAGAAGTTGTTCCCTCTAAGCCCATTGTGGGAATTATCTACCCTCCTCCAGAAGTCCGAAACATTGTTGACAAGACTGCAAGCTTTGTGGCAAG AAATGGTCCAGAGTTTGAAGCCAGAATTCGTCAGAATGAAATTAACAATCCAAAATTTAACTTTTTAAACCCAAACGATCCTTACCATGCCTACTACCGTCACAAGGTCAATGAATTCAAAGAGGGAAAAGCGCAGGAACCGTCTGCAGCCATTCCAAAGGTTATGCAGCAACAACAGTCTGTACAGCAACTTCCACAGAAG GTCCAGGCCCAGGTTGTCCAAGAGACCATTATTCCAAAGGAACCTCCTCCAGAGTACGAGTTTGTTGCTGATCCACCTTCCATATCGGCCTTTGATCTTGATGTAGTGAAACTGACAGCTCAGTTTGTCGCCCGAAATGGTCGCCAGTTTCTCACACAACTGATGCAAAAGGAACAGCGAAATTACCAGTTTGATTTCCTGCGACCCCAGCATAGTCTCTTTAATTACTTTACCAAGCTTGTGGAGCAGTACACCAAG ATCCTGATTCCTCCTAAGGGATTATTCGCCAAGCTGAAGAAAGAGGCTGAGAACCCAACTGAGGTGTTAGATCAG GTTCGCTACCGTGTAGAGTGGGCAAAGTTTCAGGagcgagagagaaaaaaagaggaggaggagaaggagagggagCGTGTGGCTTATGCTCAAATAGACTGGCACGATTTTGTGGTTGTAGAAATTGTTGATTTTCAACCTAATGAGCAAG GTAACTTTCCTCCTCCCACAACCCCTGAAGAATTGGGTGCTCGTATTTTGATTCAAGAACGATACGAGAAATTTGGAGAAAGCGAGGAAGTGGAGATGGAGGTGGAATCTGATGACGAGGAAGAAGTGAAGGATGGCAAGAATGAAGAATCTTCTCAGATGGATCAGGATACTCAAGTGCAGGATATGGATGAA GGTTCCGATGACGAAGATTATGCTCAAAAAGCTCCTCTTCCACCAGAGTCACCAATGCCACCGCCTTTACCTCCAACTCCAGACCAAGTCATTGTTCGTAAAGATTATGATCCCAAAG CTTCTAAGCCTCAGCCTCCGGCCCCTGCACCAGATGAATATCTAGTGTCACCCATCACTGGTGAGAAGATTCCAGCCAGCAAGATGCAGGAGCACATGCGCATTGGCCTTTTGGATCCACGTTGGCTGGAGCAGAGAGATCGCTCCATTCGGGAGAAACAAGGGGATGATGAAGTATATGCCCCAG GATTGGATATTGAAAGCAGCTTGAAGCAGCTGGCTGAACGCCGTACTGATATTTTCGGTGTTGAAGAAACTGCTATTGGTAAAAAGATTGGAGAGGAAGAGATCCAGAAACCAGAGGAGaag gtcaCTTGGGATGGGCATTCCGGCAGCATGGCTCGTACCCAACAGGCAGCACAGGCAAATATAACTCTGCAGGAGCAGATTGAAGCTATCCATAAGGCTAAGGGCTTAGTACCAGAAGAGGATGGCAAGGACAAGATTGGACCTAGCAAGCCTAATGAAATCAACCAACCACCACCTCCTTCTTCTGCACCTACCATGCCTAGCCCTTCACCACCAATCAATTCTGCTCCAAGGCCACTTCCACCTGTGTCACTTCACCAACAGGTCAACCCACCCGTGTCACGACCATTATCG ATGCCACCACCTATACGTACTACTATGGTATCTGCTGTTCCCGTAATGCAGAGGCCCCCAATGGCGTCTGTGGTTCGTCTTCCACCAGGTTCTGTGTTGGCTGCTCCCATGCCTCCAATTTTGCACACACCTAGAATTAATGTGGTGCCAATGCCACCAAATCCACCCCCAATGATGGCGCAGAGACAACCACACATGATTGTTCCGGCAG CATTTGTTCCCGCCCCACCTGTTGCCCCTGTACCTGCACCAGCACCACTGCCCCCGGctcatcctcctccaccaatGGAAGATGAgccatctgccaaaaaaatgaagaGTGAAGATTCACTTAttcccgaagatgaattcttacGCAGAAACAAG GGTCCCGTCACAGTCAAAGTACAGGTTCCCAACATGCAAGATAAGACTGAATGGAAGTTAAGTGGTCAAGTGTTGGCGTTCACTCTTCCTCTTTCTGATCAG GTCTCTGTGATAAAGGTTAAAATCCATGAGGCCACTGGCATGCCAGCTGGGAAACAGAAACTTCAGTATGAT GGTATCTTTATTAAGGACTCAAACTCCCTTGCTTACTACAACATGCTGAATGGAGCGACAATCCATCTGGCCTTGAAAGAAAGAGGAGGCCGAAAGAAATGA
- the SF3A1 gene encoding splicing factor 3A subunit 1 isoform X1, with product MPAGPVQLLAPQAPEGGQQQMEEEKKEEVVPSKPIVGIIYPPPEVRNIVDKTASFVARNGPEFEARIRQNEINNPKFNFLNPNDPYHAYYRHKVNEFKEGKAQEPSAAIPKVMQQQQSVQQLPQKVQAQVVQETIIPKEPPPEYEFVADPPSISAFDLDVVKLTAQFVARNGRQFLTQLMQKEQRNYQFDFLRPQHSLFNYFTKLVEQYTKILIPPKGLFAKLKKEAENPTEVLDQVRYRVEWAKFQERERKKEEEEKERERVAYAQIDWHDFVVVEIVDFQPNEQGNFPPPTTPEELGARILIQERYEKFGESEEVEMEVESDDEEEVKDGKNEESSQMDQDTQVQDMDEGSDDEDYAQKAPLPPESPMPPPLPPTPDQVIVRKDYDPKASKPQPPAPAPDEYLVSPITGEKIPASKMQEHMRIGLLDPRWLEQRDRSIREKQGDDEVYAPGLDIESSLKQLAERRTDIFGVEETAIGKKIGEEEIQKPEEKVTWDGHSGSMARTQQAAQANITLQEQIEAIHKAKGLVPEEDGKDKIGPSKPNEINQPPPPSSAPTMPSPSPPINSAPRPLPPVSLHQQVNPPVSRPLSMPPPIRTTMVSAVPVMQRPPMASVVRLPPGSVLAAPMPPILHTPRINVVPMPPNPPPMMAQRQPHMIVPAAFVPAPPVAPVPAPAPLPPAHPPPPMEDEPSAKKMKSEDSLIPEDEFLRRNKGPVTVKVQVPNMQDKTEWKLSGQVLAFTLPLSDQVSVIKVKIHEATGMPAGKQKLQYDGIFIKDSNSLAYYNMLNGATIHLALKERGGRKK from the exons ATGCCGGCGGGACCCGTACAGCTGCTGGCGCCTCAGGCGCCGGAGGGAGGACAG CAGCAGATGGAGGAGGAAAAGAAAGAAGAAGTTGTTCCCTCTAAGCCCATTGTGGGAATTATCTACCCTCCTCCAGAAGTCCGAAACATTGTTGACAAGACTGCAAGCTTTGTGGCAAG AAATGGTCCAGAGTTTGAAGCCAGAATTCGTCAGAATGAAATTAACAATCCAAAATTTAACTTTTTAAACCCAAACGATCCTTACCATGCCTACTACCGTCACAAGGTCAATGAATTCAAAGAGGGAAAAGCGCAGGAACCGTCTGCAGCCATTCCAAAGGTTATGCAGCAACAACAGTCTGTACAGCAACTTCCACAGAAG GTCCAGGCCCAGGTTGTCCAAGAGACCATTATTCCAAAGGAACCTCCTCCAGAGTACGAGTTTGTTGCTGATCCACCTTCCATATCGGCCTTTGATCTTGATGTAGTGAAACTGACAGCTCAGTTTGTCGCCCGAAATGGTCGCCAGTTTCTCACACAACTGATGCAAAAGGAACAGCGAAATTACCAGTTTGATTTCCTGCGACCCCAGCATAGTCTCTTTAATTACTTTACCAAGCTTGTGGAGCAGTACACCAAG ATCCTGATTCCTCCTAAGGGATTATTCGCCAAGCTGAAGAAAGAGGCTGAGAACCCAACTGAGGTGTTAGATCAG GTTCGCTACCGTGTAGAGTGGGCAAAGTTTCAGGagcgagagagaaaaaaagaggaggaggagaaggagagggagCGTGTGGCTTATGCTCAAATAGACTGGCACGATTTTGTGGTTGTAGAAATTGTTGATTTTCAACCTAATGAGCAAG GTAACTTTCCTCCTCCCACAACCCCTGAAGAATTGGGTGCTCGTATTTTGATTCAAGAACGATACGAGAAATTTGGAGAAAGCGAGGAAGTGGAGATGGAGGTGGAATCTGATGACGAGGAAGAAGTGAAGGATGGCAAGAATGAAGAATCTTCTCAGATGGATCAGGATACTCAAGTGCAGGATATGGATGAA GGTTCCGATGACGAAGATTATGCTCAAAAAGCTCCTCTTCCACCAGAGTCACCAATGCCACCGCCTTTACCTCCAACTCCAGACCAAGTCATTGTTCGTAAAGATTATGATCCCAAAG CTTCTAAGCCTCAGCCTCCGGCCCCTGCACCAGATGAATATCTAGTGTCACCCATCACTGGTGAGAAGATTCCAGCCAGCAAGATGCAGGAGCACATGCGCATTGGCCTTTTGGATCCACGTTGGCTGGAGCAGAGAGATCGCTCCATTCGGGAGAAACAAGGGGATGATGAAGTATATGCCCCAG GATTGGATATTGAAAGCAGCTTGAAGCAGCTGGCTGAACGCCGTACTGATATTTTCGGTGTTGAAGAAACTGCTATTGGTAAAAAGATTGGAGAGGAAGAGATCCAGAAACCAGAGGAGaag gtcaCTTGGGATGGGCATTCCGGCAGCATGGCTCGTACCCAACAGGCAGCACAGGCAAATATAACTCTGCAGGAGCAGATTGAAGCTATCCATAAGGCTAAGGGCTTAGTACCAGAAGAGGATGGCAAGGACAAGATTGGACCTAGCAAGCCTAATGAAATCAACCAACCACCACCTCCTTCTTCTGCACCTACCATGCCTAGCCCTTCACCACCAATCAATTCTGCTCCAAGGCCACTTCCACCTGTGTCACTTCACCAACAGGTCAACCCACCCGTGTCACGACCATTATCG ATGCCACCACCTATACGTACTACTATGGTATCTGCTGTTCCCGTAATGCAGAGGCCCCCAATGGCGTCTGTGGTTCGTCTTCCACCAGGTTCTGTGTTGGCTGCTCCCATGCCTCCAATTTTGCACACACCTAGAATTAATGTGGTGCCAATGCCACCAAATCCACCCCCAATGATGGCGCAGAGACAACCACACATGATTGTTCCGGCAG CATTTGTTCCCGCCCCACCTGTTGCCCCTGTACCTGCACCAGCACCACTGCCCCCGGctcatcctcctccaccaatGGAAGATGAgccatctgccaaaaaaatgaagaGTGAAGATTCACTTAttcccgaagatgaattcttacGCAGAAACAAG GGTCCCGTCACAGTCAAAGTACAGGTTCCCAACATGCAAGATAAGACTGAATGGAAGTTAAGTGGTCAAGTGTTGGCGTTCACTCTTCCTCTTTCTGATCAG GTCTCTGTGATAAAGGTTAAAATCCATGAGGCCACTGGCATGCCAGCTGGGAAACAGAAACTTCAGTATGAT GGTATCTTTATTAAGGACTCAAACTCCCTTGCTTACTACAACATGCTGAATGGAGCGACAATCCATCTGGCCTTGAAAGAAAGAGGAGGCCGAAAGAAATGA
- the CCDC157 gene encoding coiled-coil domain-containing protein 157 isoform X1, with the protein MTCLLGDRTCMESLRKDITDLQGILIDVFSRVGAVRFPSWKFPDKISCDLDLVQLLDRYDYVEDDSDYTQLSHMVLLELVIDRLLLLLQSFELYTESISSDGSFIPPRDPGPSMSIGLTVRKYWSNLLKLGTLYRKGKSSSPENVIKIMEPKTPKERSCPSSRRAQSVLSCTESRHLTFAPQESNLYIAKDTCTVGSQTLESALVPCDACAIAQSSLKEVSDTIVSVCKSQNLPSSLIKIQEVLPPEGIMSPSEMRYLASEESKDLVRISKHLTELTQLIQPLRNQCEAAKVENQRLQQNIEDYKNQLKLQRDELQRQVIEHENKLQEKGQQNQSVVDRLERDKDELRKGSAVLEERVSILKEELKLQHCTIRDLELSRQKLLGEMQSLVHKEEVHVLEKKVSDLTVHLDKTLQRLQESEEAVSKEKARGESLQNHKESLQAKQKLLLQQLDRLSQECEKLRGMMGDADEEKAKLEEQMEQMQREEEGIRRQIKEQQYMIKTLQEEKVTLEKSVVEVTNQLTELQGCLQEQKEREKLLVCYPDLHPLPEFESSGDITEDMEKQLQANGIRISILEEENAKLRVSLHKLGEKSKRGALKVIPQTQLWTLPTTIEPLSPEPQIQSSSRCSTTKPPSPKLNTVTFPKDPMKSSTIGQQERKGSLHSLNLVTLPPDNSPIAAYARVKQVKGRNRTPSSDRK; encoded by the exons ATGACGTGCCTGTTGGGAGATCGTACCTGTATGGAAAGTCTAAGAAAGGACATTACTGATCTCCAGGGTATTCTGATCGATGTTTTCTCCAGAGTTGGAGCTGTACGGTTCCCATCTTGGAAATTCCCTGATAAGATATCATGTGATCTGGACCTGGTGCAGTTGTTGGATAGATACGATTATGTAGAGGACGACTCAGACTATACGCAGCTTTCACACATGGTTTTATTGGAGCTTGTCATTGACAG GCTGTTGCTGCTTCTTCAGAGCTTTGAATTATATACAGAATCAATAAGCAGTGATGGCAGCTTTATACCACCACGGGATCCTGGACCCTCAATGTCGATTGGACTGACTGTCCGGAAATATTGGAGCAACTTGCTGAAGTTGGGGACACTTTACCGTAAAGGA AAATCTTCTTCACctgaaaatgtaattaaaataatGGAGCCAAAGACCCCAAAAGAACGTTCCTGTCCATCCTCACGCAGGGCTCAGTCAGTCCTATCGTGCACAGAAAGCCGCCATCTTACTTTTGCTCCACAAGAATCAAATCTTTACATTGCAAAGGACACGTGCACCGTTGGCTCACAGACATTAGAGTCCGctcttgttccttgtgatgcATGTGCCATCGCTCAGAGTAGTCTTAAAGAAGTTAGTGATACTATTGTAAGTGTGTGCAAAAGTCAGAACTTGCCATCCTCTCTTATAAAAATTCAAGAAGTATTGCCACCGGAAGGAATCATGTCTCCTTCAGAAATGAGGTACTTGGCCAGCGAAGAAAGCAAGGATCTAGTTCGTATCAGTAAACATCTTACTGAGCTCACGCAGCTTATCCAGCCTCTGAGAAATCAGTGTGAGGCTGCAAAGGTAGAGAATCAGAGGCTACAACAAAACATAGAGGACTACAAGAACCAGCTAAAGTTACAGAGAGATGAGCTGCAGCGACAAGTCATTGAGCATGAGAATAAGCTACAAGAGAAAGGACAACAGAACCAGAGTGTGGTGGACAGGCTGGAGAGGGACAAAGATGAGCTGAGAAAAG GATCTGCAGTTCTAGAAGAAAGAGTTTCCATCTTGAAAGAAGAGTTAAagctacagcactgtactatacgAGATCTGG AACTGTCAAGACAGAAACTATTAGGAGAGATGCAAAGCTTGGTGCACAAGGAAGAAGTGCATGTACTGGAGAAAAAAGTCAGTGACTTGACAGTCCACCTAGACAAGACATTACAGAGACTTCAAGAATCTGAGGAGGCTGTATCCAAAGAGAAAGCTCGCGGAGAAAGTCTACAGAACCACAAAGAG TCCCTACAGGCAAAGCAGAAATTACTGTTACAGCAGTTAGACAGATTATCCCAAGAGTGTGAAAAATTGCGTGGCATGATGGGTGATGCAGATGAAGAAAAAGCCAAATTGGAAGAGCAAATGGAGCAAATGCAAAGAGAGGAAGAAGGTATAAGAAGACAGATTAAAGAACAACAG TATATGATAAAGACACTTCAGGAGGAGAAGGTAACCTTGGAGAAGTCTGTTGTAGAAGTGACCAACCAGCTCACAGAACTACAAGGATGCCTCCAGGAGCAGAAGGAAAGAGAGAAATTATTGGTCTGTTACCCAGACTTACACCCATTACCAGAATTTGAGA GCTCTGGAGACATTACCGAAGATATGGAAAAGCAGCTTCAAGCTAATGGTATCCGTATAAGTATTCTTGAGGAGGAGAATGCAAAGCTACGAGTAAGCCTGCACAAACTGGGGGAAAAAAGCAAACGAGGGGCGCTAAAG GTAATTCCTCAGACTCAGCTTTGGACTCTTCCTACTACAATAGAGCCGTTGTCTCCCGAACCCCAAATACAAAGCAGCAGCAGATGTAGTACAACAAA
- the CCDC157 gene encoding coiled-coil domain-containing protein 157 isoform X2, which yields MTCLLGDRTCMESLRKDITDLQGILIDVFSRVGAVRFPSWKFPDKISCDLDLVQLLDRYDYVEDDSDYTQLSHMVLLELVIDRLLLLLQSFELYTESISSDGSFIPPRDPGPSMSIGLTVRKYWSNLLKLGTLYRKGKSSSPENVIKIMEPKTPKERSCPSSRRAQSVLSCTESRHLTFAPQESNLYIAKDTCTVGSQTLESALVPCDACAIAQSSLKEVSDTIVSVCKSQNLPSSLIKIQEVLPPEGIMSPSEMRYLASEESKDLVRISKHLTELTQLIQPLRNQCEAAKVENQRLQQNIEDYKNQLKLQRDELQRQVIEHENKLQEKGQQNQSVVDRLERDKDELRKGSAVLEERVSILKEELKLQHCTIRDLELSRQKLLGEMQSLVHKEEVHVLEKKVSDLTVHLDKTLQRLQESEEAVSKEKARGESLQNHKESLQAKQKLLLQQLDRLSQECEKLRGMMGDADEEKAKLEEQMEQMQREEEGIRRQIKEQQYMIKTLQEEKVTLEKSVVEVTNQLTELQGCLQEQKEREKLLVCYPDLHPLPEFESSGDITEDMEKQLQANGIRISILEEENAKLRVSLHKLGEKSKRGALKMLYHR from the exons ATGACGTGCCTGTTGGGAGATCGTACCTGTATGGAAAGTCTAAGAAAGGACATTACTGATCTCCAGGGTATTCTGATCGATGTTTTCTCCAGAGTTGGAGCTGTACGGTTCCCATCTTGGAAATTCCCTGATAAGATATCATGTGATCTGGACCTGGTGCAGTTGTTGGATAGATACGATTATGTAGAGGACGACTCAGACTATACGCAGCTTTCACACATGGTTTTATTGGAGCTTGTCATTGACAG GCTGTTGCTGCTTCTTCAGAGCTTTGAATTATATACAGAATCAATAAGCAGTGATGGCAGCTTTATACCACCACGGGATCCTGGACCCTCAATGTCGATTGGACTGACTGTCCGGAAATATTGGAGCAACTTGCTGAAGTTGGGGACACTTTACCGTAAAGGA AAATCTTCTTCACctgaaaatgtaattaaaataatGGAGCCAAAGACCCCAAAAGAACGTTCCTGTCCATCCTCACGCAGGGCTCAGTCAGTCCTATCGTGCACAGAAAGCCGCCATCTTACTTTTGCTCCACAAGAATCAAATCTTTACATTGCAAAGGACACGTGCACCGTTGGCTCACAGACATTAGAGTCCGctcttgttccttgtgatgcATGTGCCATCGCTCAGAGTAGTCTTAAAGAAGTTAGTGATACTATTGTAAGTGTGTGCAAAAGTCAGAACTTGCCATCCTCTCTTATAAAAATTCAAGAAGTATTGCCACCGGAAGGAATCATGTCTCCTTCAGAAATGAGGTACTTGGCCAGCGAAGAAAGCAAGGATCTAGTTCGTATCAGTAAACATCTTACTGAGCTCACGCAGCTTATCCAGCCTCTGAGAAATCAGTGTGAGGCTGCAAAGGTAGAGAATCAGAGGCTACAACAAAACATAGAGGACTACAAGAACCAGCTAAAGTTACAGAGAGATGAGCTGCAGCGACAAGTCATTGAGCATGAGAATAAGCTACAAGAGAAAGGACAACAGAACCAGAGTGTGGTGGACAGGCTGGAGAGGGACAAAGATGAGCTGAGAAAAG GATCTGCAGTTCTAGAAGAAAGAGTTTCCATCTTGAAAGAAGAGTTAAagctacagcactgtactatacgAGATCTGG AACTGTCAAGACAGAAACTATTAGGAGAGATGCAAAGCTTGGTGCACAAGGAAGAAGTGCATGTACTGGAGAAAAAAGTCAGTGACTTGACAGTCCACCTAGACAAGACATTACAGAGACTTCAAGAATCTGAGGAGGCTGTATCCAAAGAGAAAGCTCGCGGAGAAAGTCTACAGAACCACAAAGAG TCCCTACAGGCAAAGCAGAAATTACTGTTACAGCAGTTAGACAGATTATCCCAAGAGTGTGAAAAATTGCGTGGCATGATGGGTGATGCAGATGAAGAAAAAGCCAAATTGGAAGAGCAAATGGAGCAAATGCAAAGAGAGGAAGAAGGTATAAGAAGACAGATTAAAGAACAACAG TATATGATAAAGACACTTCAGGAGGAGAAGGTAACCTTGGAGAAGTCTGTTGTAGAAGTGACCAACCAGCTCACAGAACTACAAGGATGCCTCCAGGAGCAGAAGGAAAGAGAGAAATTATTGGTCTGTTACCCAGACTTACACCCATTACCAGAATTTGAGA GCTCTGGAGACATTACCGAAGATATGGAAAAGCAGCTTCAAGCTAATGGTATCCGTATAAGTATTCTTGAGGAGGAGAATGCAAAGCTACGAGTAAGCCTGCACAAACTGGGGGAAAAAAGCAAACGAGGGGCGCTAAAG ATGTTATATCATAGGTAA